Part of the Cellulomonas hominis genome, GGCACAGCGGGACGATCCGCTCGCCCGCCGCCCGGACGGCGTCCAGCGCCGCCGCGACCAGCGTCGAGCCGATGCCCTGGCCCCCGTACGCGGCGTCGACCTCGGTGTGCGTGAAGACGACCACGCCCGGGCGCCGCCGGTAGGCCGCGACGCCGAGGACGGTGCCGTCGGGGGCGAGCGCCTCGAACCGGTGGTGGTCGGGCGCGTCGACGACGGTGGGGTCCGGCATGGCCTCAGTGTGCGCCGCGGGGCGTCGGTTCACCCGCCGTCCGCACCCGTGTCACCGGCAGGTGCCAGACTGTCCGGGTGCTGGGGCCCTACCGTGACGTGCTCTCCCGTCCGGGGGCGCTGGCGTTCTCCTCCGCCGGGGTGATCGCCCGGCTGCCGATGTCCATGGTGGGCATCGGCATCGTGCTGATGATCGAGGCGCTCTACGACTCGTACGGCCTCGCCGGCAGCGTGTCGGCCGCGTACGTGCTGGCGCAGGCGGTCTGCTCGCCGCCGCTGGCCCGCCTCGTCGACCAGCACGGGCAGGCGCGCGTCATGCGTCCCGCGATCGCCGTGTCCGCGA contains:
- a CDS encoding GNAT family N-acetyltransferase, with product MPDPTVVDAPDHHRFEALAPDGTVLGVAAYRRRPGVVVFTHTEVDAAYGGQGIGSTLVAAALDAVRAAGERIVPLCPFVRRYVADHPEYADLVMSEGD